One genomic window of Cannabis sativa cultivar Pink pepper isolate KNU-18-1 chromosome 2, ASM2916894v1, whole genome shotgun sequence includes the following:
- the LOC115720692 gene encoding ATP synthase small subunit 6, mitochondrial, translated as MAKFDPWPIFFRREWKRNWPFLVGFAVTGTIITKFSLGLTEEDAKNSPFVQRHKR; from the exons ATGGCGAAGTTCGACCCGTGGCCAATATTTTTCAGGCGAGAATGGAAGAGGAACTGGCCCTTCCTTGTGGGGTTTGCCGTAACCGGAACAATCATCACCAAGTTCTCTCTTGGTCTCACTG AGGAAGATGCCAAGAATTCGCCTTTTGTTCAGAGGCACAAGAG